Proteins encoded by one window of Serratia nevei:
- the dinI gene encoding DNA damage-inducible protein I yields MRVEVTIDKTRPLPAGAIEALTGELGKRVNRQFPDAVVQVRYAGANGLSVLGGAKTDRDLIEEILQETWESADEWFSAE; encoded by the coding sequence ATGCGTGTTGAAGTCACTATAGATAAAACCCGGCCGCTGCCGGCGGGTGCCATTGAGGCACTGACCGGCGAACTGGGCAAGCGGGTCAATCGCCAGTTTCCAGACGCCGTCGTGCAAGTACGTTATGCCGGCGCCAACGGCCTCTCCGTTCTGGGAGGCGCCAAAACCGACCGGGATCTGATCGAGGAAATCCTTCAGGAAACCTGGGAAAGCGCGGACGAGTGGTTCAGCGCAGAATAA
- a CDS encoding putative quinol monooxygenase, with translation MEVRVIATLQTKAGFEAAVSEAVHDIIEPSRQELGNLQYDLHRDLEKPGVFVFFERWASSEALDKHNETAHFQQFVSRLDGKLDVLDIKKLKKIA, from the coding sequence ATGGAAGTACGCGTTATCGCCACCCTGCAAACGAAAGCGGGATTTGAAGCCGCCGTCAGCGAAGCGGTGCACGATATTATCGAGCCGAGCCGCCAGGAGTTGGGCAACCTGCAGTATGATTTACATCGCGATCTGGAAAAGCCGGGCGTCTTCGTGTTCTTTGAGCGTTGGGCCAGCAGCGAAGCGCTGGATAAGCATAATGAGACGGCGCATTTTCAGCAGTTCGTCAGCCGGCTTGACGGCAAGTTGGACGTTTTGGACATCAAGAAACTGAAAAAGATAGCCTGA
- the bssS gene encoding biofilm formation regulator BssS — translation MDRNDEVIQTHPLVGWDISTVDVYDAMMIRLHYLSSLDQTPEEAQVDRTLWLTTDVARQLINILEAGIAKIEATDYQDLDRRKH, via the coding sequence ATGGACAGAAATGATGAAGTAATTCAGACGCACCCGCTTGTCGGTTGGGATATCAGTACTGTCGACGTTTACGACGCCATGATGATACGCCTTCATTACCTGTCTTCACTAGACCAAACGCCAGAAGAAGCCCAAGTAGACAGAACGCTTTGGCTGACCACAGATGTCGCCCGTCAATTAATCAATATCTTAGAGGCCGGCATCGCCAAGATTGAAGCTACGGATTACCAGGATCTTGATCGCAGAAAACATTGA
- the pyrC gene encoding dihydroorotase: MTAQPQVLKIRRPDDWHIHLRDDEMLKTVVPYTSQVFGRAIVMPNLVPPVTTVAAARAYRDRILAAVPQGHNFTPLMTCYLTNSLAASELVNGFEQGVFTAAKLYPANATTNSSHGVSDVTGIYPLFEQMQKIGMPLLIHGEVTDPAVDIFDREARFIEQVMEPIRRQFPELKIVFEHITTKEAAQYVQAGNRFLGATITPQHLMFNRNHMLVGGIRPHLFCLPILKRNVHQEALRQAVASGSDRFFLGTDSAPHLKHRKESSCGCAGCFNAPNAIPAYAAVFEQLGALEHFEAFCSLNGPRFYGLPLNEDFIELQRVPTTQPEEIALGNESVIPFLAGETLNWSLKN, translated from the coding sequence ATGACCGCACAACCTCAAGTTCTGAAAATCCGCCGCCCAGACGACTGGCATATCCACCTGCGTGACGACGAGATGCTGAAAACGGTGGTGCCCTATACCAGCCAGGTATTTGGCCGGGCGATCGTGATGCCGAACCTGGTTCCCCCCGTAACGACCGTGGCCGCCGCGCGCGCCTACCGCGATCGCATTCTGGCGGCGGTCCCGCAGGGCCACAACTTCACTCCGCTGATGACCTGCTACCTGACCAACTCCCTGGCGGCCAGTGAACTGGTCAACGGCTTCGAGCAAGGGGTGTTTACCGCCGCCAAGCTGTATCCGGCCAACGCTACGACCAACTCCAGCCACGGCGTCAGCGACGTGACCGGCATTTACCCGCTGTTCGAACAGATGCAAAAAATCGGCATGCCTCTGCTGATCCACGGCGAAGTGACCGATCCTGCCGTCGATATTTTCGACCGCGAGGCGCGCTTTATCGAACAGGTCATGGAACCTATCCGCCGCCAGTTCCCGGAGCTGAAGATCGTCTTCGAGCACATCACCACCAAAGAAGCAGCGCAATATGTGCAGGCAGGCAATCGTTTCCTCGGCGCCACCATCACGCCACAGCACCTGATGTTCAACCGCAACCACATGCTGGTGGGCGGCATTCGCCCACACCTGTTCTGCCTGCCGATCCTCAAGCGCAATGTCCACCAGGAAGCGCTGCGTCAGGCGGTCGCCAGCGGTTCGGATCGTTTCTTCCTCGGCACCGACTCCGCGCCGCATCTCAAGCACCGCAAAGAATCCAGCTGTGGCTGCGCCGGCTGCTTCAACGCGCCGAATGCCATCCCGGCTTACGCTGCCGTGTTCGAACAACTCGGCGCGTTGGAGCACTTTGAAGCCTTCTGCTCGCTCAACGGCCCACGCTTCTATGGTCTGCCGCTCAACGAAGACTTCATCGAGCTGCAGCGCGTGCCGACCACCCAACCGGAAGAGATCGCCCTGGGCAATGAATCCGTGATCCCCTTCCTGGCCGGTGAAACCCTGAACTGGTCGCTGAAAAACTGA